GCGTACGAGGATCCGTTCCTACATTCGCTGATCGCGCTCATCATACCGATGTCGGAGGAGTTCGCCAACGAAGACTTCTGCACCGGACTGTTCGATGAATTCCTGTTCGCTGGGTTAACGCGCGATAACGTTACGCGACACATGCTGAAGCTGCTCTGGTACATCCACCAGAAGCTACCGCAGGCACGGCTGATGACGCTGATGAAGGCGCTGCAACCGACAGCACAGCATCACGAGAGCGTACACAAGCTGTACGAAAATCTCCAGAAGCGGGTCGGTGCGCTCACGCAGGAACCGCAACCCGAACCGATGGAAACGGATTTTGATTCGCCGCTCAAAAATGTCCCCACTCCCGGACCTCATTATGTGAGTTAGGCGCTCGAAGCACACGATTGCATTTACATGCACATGTTAGTATGGTAAGGGTATGTACGAAGAGAACAGTAATAAACGTAAGACCGTATGCGCGTATGCATTATCCATTCAAGAGACATTTTTATTCATCCATTTGCCTTGATATTACGTTTCCTTCAGAGCAACATATAAACGATTGccggtaaaaaaatatatatattccccattaaacacacacacacacatacattacTCGCGGCTAGTAACGCGAAATTCCGTGTTTTCTGCGATCCTTacacaaagaaacaacaaacacttaTGCTCTCCTCGGTCCGATTCCGACACGTACACCGTAGTATTGTGTATTGTCTAATAAATAGTAAGCTGCAGATAAAAGTTAAACTATGATTCGCTATCTTTGAGGCCATATGCGTAGTGGGAAGGAACGATAAAACGTAATGTATAGCTTATACTGTCGCCCTGCAAACGATAGTAGTACTAATATAGGGGAAACCGAATCTACTCTATTATACGTTTTGCACCATAATATCTAATACATAAAGTTCCGCTCTGACCGATCTAATACATTCCGAAATGGAATAGCCTTCCTCGCATCGGTTTCGTCTGACGAAACACGACGTAGGACTTGGACTTGGTGCTGTTACCTCTCCCTTTCATGGTCGCGGCGTGAATGTAAATCGCTCGGTAACGAacggaggaaagaaaaatagggAAATTTAAAACCGAATACCTTAATGtagtaaaaaggaaaagctttgCATGCGTTCTTACATTAATTTGGTGCccgtcgtgtgtgtgtggagaacGATGTTCCCACTGTGATGCCAACGCCCGCCCCTTTAGAGCGCGCATTTAGGTATGGACAGTTCCGACTAACGCTTTCCCTTTGCTTGGACATTCCGTTTTCCCTAACTTATAATATCTTTTCTAACCGCTTTAAAACGATGAGTGGCAGCTCGGGCTCGGCTTGGGGGAGAGAAGTCTCGGCGAGGAATATACGGTAAATAGAAGGAGAGggccggtttgttttttggggaCGAGGGCGCGCTTGAGGAAGGATGTCCTTTCACTGCTTCCGCTCAAAGGATCCGGCAGCAGCCCTTCTTGTCCCGGTTCGGCTGCGGGACCGTGCTTTGgctttgtttctttctgttcGAGATGTCCCGTATCAGATCGTAAAAGAtctgcaacaacaaacaagggCGGCGTTTTCCCCACCGAACGTGCACACCCGGAGAGATCGTGGAGTCGCGCGCAAATCCGCATGGTAATGTAAGGGAGagatgtgggttttttttttgttacaaaagaatggaaaaggcaagaaaaccgaaccgatttaaaaattatgctcacaaaaacaaacacaaacaaatatacaaacacacgcacacgcacgttttgcaataaacatttaaattatctAAAATTACTAAAGCATTGTTTTTGCtggccttttttgtgtttttgcataCATAATAGAACCACATAAGCTATTGCCATATTTGTTAGGAGTAGATCCGTCCCTGATATTTGCGTgaatgtgatttttgttttgttttattagtaGTTTGTTAACGAACAGCAAACATGACACATATGCAGCCGTGTGAATTTAATTGCGTACAACTTAACTAAGCTGTGGTTTAATGTTGCGTTCCCAACCCTATTGGGCCCCAAACATCGCAAAGCAGCGTTTGAATGTGTGGAGCGCGACCTGATGGTACCACCAGCAGTTAATGCGTTTCGAGCAGTGTTGCGCTTagtgaatcttttgagatgAGTCACTCATCTGAATCTTCAGAAAGGAGTCGTCTCTtataagattcatgaattctcaaCGATCAAAGATTCATcatagattcatgaatccatAAGTCCACTCCTATCCATTAGTCCTCAAAAaaagagattcagattcattacAGCAACTCAATGATCAACCATCTGTTTCAGATTCACGGCACACTGGTTTCGAGTCTTCGTGTTACTGTGCAGCACCTGGGACAGTCTAGCGATGCGAAACGGTTTTGCACAATGCAATGCCACCGAAATTGGAATTTGCCGAAGAAGCACACGTGCATATGAGGGAAAGCGTCACAGAGCGAGCGAAAGAGAGCGATCGAGTATATTCACAGCTCAACACATTTGCATGTTTCAAATTGGAAATGGACAATGAGCAGAATCAGCAAAACATTCTCTCCATCCATTCTTTCATCTGTTGTTATCTATTTGTTTTGTGGCTCCTGGATAAACAGTCCCCAGATCTTACCCTAACAGGACACACACTGATGCATCAGCGtggtgtttaaaaaaataaacaaacaaacaatacctCCTATAATGTACGTGCTATGTACGGTCCTATATAACGTATAATGTACGAGGAGAAATTACATTCAATAACTAAGCTTACAATAATCGTCCGGATTAATAGGACCAACTTCTTTGTCACATATCCACCATCCAGGCCTGCGAGCGTAAGCTTCCCCCCCTGTTCGATCGCTATGTCCTGATAACAGTGCAGGTATTTCTGCTAGTGCCATCTATACCTGCAATTCCTATGCTTCGCGAGGGAATGGAACATATCCCTAATGTAACTAAATAGCGATGcctctatgtgtgtgtgtgtgttgtttgctttgtgtggTGCCATGTTGTGTGTTGATGCGGACGCGAGAGCATAATtgctacaataaaaaaaaacgaaaaccgaaACCAATACGCATTCCGTAACTCAATCACCGTATAAAGCGCCCGCTCTCGTACGCGAAACCGTTCGGCCGTCCGGTTTAGTTTCGTACGTGAGTTTGTATGTGATTCCTGATGTATGATGGGTGAGTATTTGCCCACTTGCAAGCACGGCCGTATGCCCTGTTTGTGGCGGGTACGCGCTTCGTAATGCTTCCACCGTGCGGGATGATGAGGAGACCGACGTTTCGGCTCTATAATGGCATGCATTTGATTTTTCGCCGCTTGGATTTGTCTTTAACGCGACCGTTTGTTGTCTTGGAATCTTCCGTCTTGCGCGACCGTATCTGACGCATCAGATCGTAGAATACCTGCGGGAAAGAAGTGAGCGTATTCACAGCACGGATGCGAATTGGTGCTTTGTTTCTTAacgacgtgtgtgtgtttgtatgacTAGACACGAGGTGTGCTAACGAAAACGTTGGATAGGAAAAGGCTAGGCCAACCAAGGATTAGCGAGTAATAACACAATCTGTTGGGTAATACGATCGGGAAACTGAGCATTAAGTTATAATAATGAAATCCTCAACGAAAACTGCAACGAAAGTACTTCCTATTTGCATTTCATGCCGTATGGTAGGGGTATAGTTGTGCAATCAGGCCCTTCTTATGATAGAACTATATAGACGATACTGTTTTTATGATACAGCAAATAATACCGCTTTTTTCAGTCGCATTCCTTTTGACGAAGGCATTACACTACTAGAGGATTTGTGCGTATATTACACGTGCAAAACATAATTGAATTACGCTCCAAAATTGGAACAACTACAGCATGACCCTGGTTAAGCGACATCaaaagcacaacacaaaagaATCAACAATTGGACAGTATTGTAGTAACAACAActgaaggaagcaaacaaaaaagcatacaaatgTGACTCAACAGATGACTAAATGCAGttgatagtttttgttttccggtGAGCGCAAAAGGGCAAATGATAAGGGCACAACAGTAAGCGTcacgtacacaaacaaatttgGAAAGTGTGTCGGGGGGAGGAAACGAAGCTATAGGAGGGTAAGGGTTCACCACACATACCTTGTCCACATTTTCGCGTGTTTTAGCCGATGTTTCAACGTATGGCACACCCCACTGTTGGGCACGGGATTGACACTCCGATAACGGTACCTTCCGTTTGTCATTCAAATCGCATTTATTGCCCACCAGcagaaatggaatattttcatCGTTCTTCACACGTAATATTTGTTCCCTGTAGAATTGTAGTCGTCGGGGGAGTGAGATCACAATTGGAGGGTTGGGAATTGTTCGGGTGGGGGTGACAGGGGGAGTCAAAAGAAGTACATCCATCAATTAGCGCAGTTGGGAGAGGCACCGTATTAGTCATCATCACATGATGATACAGCGCCCGGAAACGTGCACTTACCGGAATTCCTGAGTCGCCTGAAAACTGTCGTCTTCCGTgatggaaaacacacacaggaagCCTTCTCCACTGCGGAAATAATTGTCCCGGATTGCGGCATAGTCTTCCTGGCCCGCCGTATCGAGGATATCGATTTGGACCTCCTCACCATCCAGTACCAcctacaaaaaataataacccacccaccccaccccacaACAAACCAAGAGAAAGAGACGCGGGCTAAATAACGGAGAAATCATCCACTTTCCCACCATGCGAATTAACATCACAATGGGCTGTGGCCACCATAGCCACCCTTCTTTGGTCGCGCCCTTCCTGGTGCATACCTTTTTGCGGTAGCTGTCCGCTTTCGTTGGCTCGTAGTCCTCCACGAACTCGTCGTACATGAACTGTAGCGTTAGGGCGGATTTGCCCACACCGCCGCTGCCCACCATGATGACCTTATGCAGGGCCGGGCCCGTCGTCGGTTTTTTCGACATCTTGCACGCACAAATAACACCACTAAATCGACTGCTTTCGGTAGGAAAGTTTGGAAAGTTTCCAAAACAATTTAGAAGCTTTTTGACAAACGCTCGTTTGACGTTATGACGAAGCGAAAGAGCAACGCGGAAAAGGGAAGGGGAACGCGAACTGTTGTCACGCCTTATTGTCAAAATGCTGCCAAGATGGGCCCAGGTTTAGACAGTACCGAGCACAAAAAATGGGGCGAAATTGTCTTTCTTTACAATCGTCAATAGGACCCTTCATTTGAGAGCTTTAAAAATCAACCGCATCTAGAATGTGGGAAATTTCAcgatgttttcatttattatccaccaaaaagcaaaacatcgaTTCATTGCGTTGTTCGTAGCTTTGCACTAACAACCTTGATTTCGTTAGTctgtagctgtgtgtgtgtatcaatGGTTTGTTTATACTCAGTAGCAAATTCCACAAATCGGAGAACGCTGAAAACGGGGCAGGTTTTGTGAGCTTAAGTACGTATAGAATTAACGCTTGAAACCAACATTGTTTCTTTGGATAGTGTGTAACAATGATCAATCTGTTTAGTGCCGAGATAAGAATCCATCATGCGACGACGAGAAATTCCTGCCTTTACTTTGAAGCTGAGCGATTTGAAGGAGTACGAACAGGCAAAGCAGGAGAAATTGGACAAGAAAGCTTCCCAGAGCGATAAGCAACCGAAGTCTACTACTTCTCAGCAGCCTCGCAAAGTGCCCTCTAATGTAAATTCGTTTAATTAGTAATTACCGACGCTCGATTTGATAGAGGCGATTCCATCCGGAGTAGTCAGAAAATCGACCGGTAATCCAAGACCGGCCTATGATTGGAAATTGAAGCGCATCCTTAGCAAAGGCTGAGCTGTTATTATGAGAAATATACTTAGTAATTAAGCCTGGGATGATCTTTCAGATTCGAGGAAGAATAgaataagaaatgaaaagaaatcgtATGTATATTCTCTAAATTGTTTAAGCATCCGCTCTTGAGGTGCGTTTGTATGGGAGTGTGCGAATTCAACGGACCTGTCAAACGCTTTGGAAATACGTacccaagcaacaaaaaccgcATGCGTCCGCATTGTTATATTTagaataattaatattatttcattggtAATTTCATGATATTTCTTTATAAAAACTTGTTAGAAAATTTGCACCACATATTTATCACGCAACTGATTGAATCTATGCATTGGAATAGGTTATCAGTCCATAAACTGTCCGCGAACGTGAGCGAAGTGAAGCGAGTACGCTCAGTGGCGAACTTTCAGAGCAGTGTGGCATCTGGCGAAACATTCTGACCATCGTCTTGTTTTAGCTGGTTGTATAATTCATTTTCGCAACAAATTGTCATCCGGTAGGTTTTACGTAACCAGTGTTATTTTTCGATTGCCTAGTATATTCCCTAGCAATAAGTTCCGAACGACAAATCGTCCTCCTTTTGTCCGCAGATAATTTGTTGgaaaaccagtcccatctgtGCCTGTCCCTCGTTACTGTCCGAAACAAAgctacagaaacatccaacGTTGCAGGATGTTTTCGACGATGAAATCGCTCATGACCACCGCGGTCCGGGCGGAGCAGGTGCTGGCCCGGTCGTATGCGGCCAAAGCGGCAGCCAAGGCCGCTGCTGGAGCACAGGGTAAGGTTGTGGCCGTCATCGGTGCCGTCGTGGATGTGCAGTTCGACGAGCAGCTGCCGCCGATTTTGAACGCGCTGGAAGTGCAGGGCCGTACCGCCCGGCTGGTGCTGGAGGTTGCGCAACATCTGGGAGAGAACACCGTGCGCACCATCGCTATGGACGGTACGGAGGGTCTGGTGCGTGGACAGCGCGTCCTCGACACGGGATCGCCCATCCGTATTCCGGTAGGTGCGGAAACGCTCGGTCGTATCATCAACGTAATCGGAGAGCCGATCGATGAGCGCGGTCCGATCGACACCAACCTGTCCGCTCCAATTCACGCGGAAGCGCCCGAGTTCATTGAGATGAGCGTCGAGCAGGAGATTCTGGTGACGGGCATCAAGGTGGTGGATCTGCTGGCCCCGTACGCGAAGGGAGGTAAGATCGGTCTGTTTGGAGGTGCCGGTGTCGGCAAGACCGTACTTATCATGGAGCTGATCAACAACGTCGCCAAGGCCCATGGTGGTTACTCCGTGTTCGCCGGTGTCGGTGAGCGTACCCGCGAGGGTAACGATCTGTACAATGAGATGATTGAGGGTGGTGTCATCTCGCTGAAGGACAAGTCCTCCAAGGTCGCGCTGGTGTACGGTCAGATGAACGAGCCGCCCGGTGCCCGTGCTCGTGTCGCCCTGACTGGACTGACCGTGGCCGAGTACTTCCGTGACCAGGAAGGTCAGGATGTGCTGCTGTTCATTGACAACATTTTCCGTTTCACTCAGGCCGGTTCTGAGGTGTCTGCCCTGCTGGGTCGTATCCCGTCCGCTGTCGGTTACCAGCCGACCCTGGCCACGGACATGGGTAGCATGCAGGAGCGCATTACCACGACGAAGAAGGGTTCCATCACGTCGGTACAGGCCATCTACGTGCCGGCTGACGATTTGACCGATCCGGCTCCGGCCACCACCTTCGCTCACTTGGACGCCACCACTGTGTTGTCGCGTGCCATCGCCGAGCTGGGTATCTATCCGGCCGTGGATCCGCTCGATTCGACCTCGCGTATCATGGACCCGAACATCATCGGCGCGGAGCACTACAACATTGCTCGTGGTGTGCAGAAGATTCTGCAGGACTACAAGTCGCTCCAGGACATCATTGCCATCCTGGGTATGGATGAGTTGTCCGAGGAGGACAAGCTGACCGTGGCACGTGCCCGCAAGATCCAGCGTTTCCTGTCGCAGCCGTTCCAGGTCGCTGAGGTGTTCACCGGTCACGCCGGCAAACTGGTGCCGCTCGAGGAAACCATCAAGGGCTTCACCAAGATCCTGAACGGTGAGCTCGACCATCTGCCGGAGGTCGCCTTCTACATGGTCGGTCCGATCGAGGAAGTCGTCGAGAAGGCCGAGCGTCTGGCAAAGGAAGCTGCCTAAAGTCGTCCGCAATAGAGCGTCATAGCTGTTTGACAGAATGTTTGTTCGATCTTCGCTTTCGCCGAATGAGGCGTGATGAAGGGGTTCCGGACTAGCCTCCCAAACTTCCATCAGCACATACTCCGATGAACCGCTTCAGACACATCGCATTCCGAGCGCAAGCGACGGTGGATATTAGTGCG
This region of Anopheles marshallii chromosome 2, idAnoMarsDA_429_01, whole genome shotgun sequence genomic DNA includes:
- the LOC128710109 gene encoding ATP synthase subunit beta, mitochondrial, encoding MFSTMKSLMTTAVRAEQVLARSYAAKAAAKAAAGAQGKVVAVIGAVVDVQFDEQLPPILNALEVQGRTARLVLEVAQHLGENTVRTIAMDGTEGLVRGQRVLDTGSPIRIPVGAETLGRIINVIGEPIDERGPIDTNLSAPIHAEAPEFIEMSVEQEILVTGIKVVDLLAPYAKGGKIGLFGGAGVGKTVLIMELINNVAKAHGGYSVFAGVGERTREGNDLYNEMIEGGVISLKDKSSKVALVYGQMNEPPGARARVALTGLTVAEYFRDQEGQDVLLFIDNIFRFTQAGSEVSALLGRIPSAVGYQPTLATDMGSMQERITTTKKGSITSVQAIYVPADDLTDPAPATTFAHLDATTVLSRAIAELGIYPAVDPLDSTSRIMDPNIIGAEHYNIARGVQKILQDYKSLQDIIAILGMDELSEEDKLTVARARKIQRFLSQPFQVAEVFTGHAGKLVPLEETIKGFTKILNGELDHLPEVAFYMVGPIEEVVEKAERLAKEAA
- the LOC128719833 gene encoding ras-related protein Ral-a isoform X2, coding for MSKKPTTGPALHKVIMVGSGGVGKSALTLQFMYDEFVEDYEPTKADSYRKKVVLDGEEVQIDILDTAGQEDYAAIRDNYFRSGEGFLCVFSITEDDSFQATQEFREQILRVKNDENIPFLLVGNKCDLNDKRKVPLSECQSRAQQWGVPYVETSAKTRENVDKVFYDLMRQIRSRKTEDSKTTNGRVKDKSKRRKIKCMPL
- the LOC128719833 gene encoding ras-related protein Ral-a isoform X1 produces the protein MSKKPTTGPALHKVIMVGSGGVGKSALTLQFMYDEFVEDYEPTKADSYRKKVVLDGEEVQIDILDTAGQEDYAAIRDNYFRSGEGFLCVFSITEDDSFQATQEFREQILRVKNDENIPFLLVGNKCDLNDKRKVPLSECQSRAQQWGVPYVETSAKTRENVDKIFYDLIRDISNRKKQSQSTVPQPNRDKKGCCRIL